In Verrucomicrobiota bacterium, the sequence ATTCGGCTTTCGTCGAGAAAGCGGGGCCTTCCATGTTCACGTACGTGCCGCCCTTGTGGACCGTGGCGCCAGCGTCCTTGGCGCACGCATAGAGCACGCCGGCAAGCACGGGGCTGACCGGCTCGGCGAATGCAACGTGGGCGACCAAGCCGTCGCCGAAAAAAGTGTCCTTGCGGAACTTCGTCCGGTCGAAGAACTGGTCCGGGATGACGATGTGGCGCGGCGCGTATTCCTGCTTGAGGCTGCCGACGGCGCTGACGCTGATAAGCCAATCGACGCCGAGCAGCTTGAAGCCGAAGACGTTGGCGCGGAACGGCACCTCGCTGGGGCTATAGACGTGGCCTCGTCCATGACGAGGGAGAAACGCGATGCGGCGGCCCTCGAGCGTGCCGACCATGTACTCGTCGGACGGAACGCCGAACGGCGTCTCAAGTCCGACACGCTCGATGTTCGTGAAGCCCTCCATATCATAGAGCCCGCTGCCGCCCAGTATGCCGATCTCCGCCCTTGCCATCTTCTTGCTCCTTCATCCCTGTTCGGTCGTGCGTTCAAGTCCGCGCAGCGGGCGACATGCTGTAGCCACGGTCGCCAGACCGTGGTGCGA encodes:
- the mtnP gene encoding S-methyl-5'-thioadenosine phosphorylase produces the protein MARAEIGILGGSGLYDMEGFTNIERVGLETPFGVPSDEYMVGTLEGRRIAFLPRHGRGHVYSPSEVPFRANVFGFKLLGVDWLISVSAVGSLKQEYAPRHIVIPDQFFDRTKFRKDTFFGDGLVAHVAFAEPVSPVLAGVLYACAKDAGATVHKGGTYVNMEGPAFSTKAESLWHRACNFDVIGMTNLTEAKLAREAEIAYATMAMVTDYDCWHDDEESVNVEMLIATL